In Euphorbia lathyris chromosome 2, ddEupLath1.1, whole genome shotgun sequence, the sequence CAAAATCCCCAATTTCTCTGCAGGAAAAGGGTCTTCTTCTTGGCTAATCATCACATCCTGACTGTATTGCAAGTACTGAAAGTTGTGATCTTTCTCCTCAATTGCTACTTCAattttctgattctgattctgattttGAGTTTCCTCTAATTccttgtcttcttcttcttttggaGTGGTGGGGTGTTGGGTCGGGTTATGAGTGTTGTGGATATCTGGACCCGGATGATTATGGGTAGAAGTGTAAGTAATGATGAGAACTGAAGCATCTGTTCTGCATCTTTCAACTTGTTTTTTAGCTGAACAACCTTTTGATGTGCTGCACCTGTAATATCCCCTGCCCCCAATAGAGAAGAAAGATTCAATCTTTGTATCacagaaaaaggaagaagaatctATCAGAATCTAACAAAATATTCAAATTAGAAACCTTGGATAAGGAGATCCTTTAATGGGTTTTTGCCCATATTTCCTCCAAGACCAAAAATCAGAAGGTGGTGCTTCATTATTCTTTATTTTCCCACCATTTTCACCAATTTTAACTGTAACAACAGTCTTCTCAACCACCTTCCTAAAATTAGTAACCAAAAGGAAAAATTAGTTATCTTTTCTCTAAAAAGGAAATTCTACCTTACAAGATTATAAACAAAAACACACACAAACCTTCTCTTAGATGCCTGAGATTCTGATTTGAAGTCTGATTCCAGTTTTGTAgagatagaagaagaagaatcaccCATCATTAAGGGTTAGATTTAAGTGTAAAGATATGAACTTTGGAGAGAtcagaagaggaagagagagaTTGAAAAAGGGTGAAAGTGGGTGAAATGGGGGAAATTAAGAAAG encodes:
- the LOC136217638 gene encoding probable WRKY transcription factor 65 produces the protein MMGDSSSSISTKLESDFKSESQASKRRKVVEKTVVTVKIGENGGKIKNNEAPPSDFWSWRKYGQKPIKGSPYPRGYYRCSTSKGCSAKKQVERCRTDASVLIITYTSTHNHPGPDIHNTHNPTQHPTTPKEEEDKELEETQNQNQNQKIEVAIEEKDHNFQYLQYSQDVMISQEEDPFPAEKLGILLDEEPMISSCPRLMTFSTPKSEEEEENDFFDELEELPTYSAFTSVMRSNFYDERIPVVPS